In Rattus norvegicus strain BN/NHsdMcwi chromosome 1, GRCr8, whole genome shotgun sequence, a genomic segment contains:
- the LOC134485068 gene encoding sperm motility kinase Y-like gives MPTETEEELPPSSPDPSISQEGTFHSQYKVLKTIGKGSYAKVLLALHQLTGTPVAVKVLRKNKQWFRPAMTEENIMRKINHPNIVSLLQVIENKTRIYLIMELVEGQQLYQYIRESGHIEEDEARQIFEQILSAVSYCHGKGIVHRDLKVDNIMIDKNKKVKVIDFGLSTETQPGQMLNQHCGAYSFGSPECFLGLLYDGMKNDMWTIGVVLYYMVVGKLPFDSVIIQELQKQVVAGVYPAPCGVSEELENLLSQLLTVNPMYRPTASEVMKHAWFKEHGKGFTVRCEELLPLRPDPEILGAMKCMGFQASVIKYSLIKRKYNEEMATYCFLQQQALPGYGCTAQAQQVSPIAAPFPSLDPAAAFRLQRKRSGSLPVLGTLQMSFSQGHVSHYGQKVHPKGGRRSTVAGRLRPLPMTRTQDHYHKCAMSVPYIQTTSIFSEKSSNKEIKEDNLLSHRAPLEDKPISSRVGHRGFNGWTRNIANALIKLCCCLPRRKKPHLGQNRISPQK, from the coding sequence atgcctacagagactgaggaggagttaccaccttctagtcccgatcccagtatctctcaggagggaacctttcattcccaatataaagtactgaagactattggaaaaggaagctatgccaaggtcctcctggccctccaccagctcacaggaaccccagtggcggtcaaagttctccgaaagaacaagcagtggttccggccagccatgacagaagaaaacataatgagaaagatcaaccaccccaacattgtttctctcttacaagtcattgaaaacaaaactagaatatacctcataatggagctggtggaaggccaacaactctaccagtacatcagagagtcagggcacatagaggaggatgaggcccggcaaatatttgaacagatattatcagcagtgagctactgccatggaaaggggattgttcaccgagacctgaaagtggacaatataatgattgataaaaacaaaaaggtcaaagtcatcgactttgggcttagcaccgaaacacaacctggacaaatgctaaaccagcactgcgGTGCGTATTCTTTTGGTTCCCCGGAATgcttccttggacttctgtatgacggcatgaagaatgatatgtggacaataggagtggtcttgtattatatggtagtgggaaagctcccctttgattctgtgatcatccaagaattacaaaaacaagttgttgcaggggtgtatcctgccccctgtggggtttcagaagaactggagaacctccttagtcaattactaacagtaaatccaatgtatagaccaacagcCAGCGAAGTGATGAAACAcgcctggttcaaagaacacgggaaggggttcacagttcgttgtgaagaactgcttcccctcaggccagaccctgaaattttgggtgcgatgaaatgcatgggatttcaagcctctgtaataaaatactccctaataaaaagaaaatataatgaggaaatggcaacttattgcttcctacaacagcaggctctcccggggtatggctgcacagcccaggcacagcaagtgagtcccattgcagccccatttcctagccttgaccctgctgctgcttttagattacaaagaaagaggagtggaagcctgccagtccttggcaccttgcaGATGTCATTCTCCCAAGGTCACGTATCTCATTATGGCCAGAAGGTtcatccaaaaggaggaagaaggtccactgtggctggtcgtctcaggccactaccgatgacacgtacacaggaccactatcacaaatgtgccatgagtgtcccatacattcaaacaacaagcatcttcagtgagaagagtagcaacaaggaaataaaagaagataatctactctcccacagagccccattagaggataagcccatctccagcagggtcgggcacagaggttttaacgggtggaccaggaatatagcaaatgccctgataaagctttgttgctgcttgccaaggagaaagaaacctcacctggggcagaacagaatctcaccccagaaatga